A single genomic interval of Deltaproteobacteria bacterium harbors:
- a CDS encoding MFS transporter, whose protein sequence is MKLGIANSCAGLLVTAISPFLGAVADSGGAKKKFLFFFTVMGVVMTGALPLVAQGDWLPAVALYVLATVGFSGGIVFYDALLPSIADESRVDLVSALGYAFGYLGGGVLFGFNVWMVTSPETFGFADAAGAVKASFFCVALWWALFSIPVFFFVPEPRAPQAADSMNPLSDGLRRLIRTFRHVRQLRHAWMFLIAYWCYIDGVDTVIRMAVDYGLSLGFEPKKLITALLITQFVGFPAAIAFGRIGERLGPKRGIFGGIFVYLIIVAWASRMDSATEFFALAIGVGLVQGGVQALSRSLFTRMVPEGHGAEFFGFYNMVGKFGTIVGPVLVGWAGVVTGSPRISILSIALLFLVGGVLLTRVDPARGTQQAAAFLARSEDR, encoded by the coding sequence ATGAAGCTCGGCATCGCCAATTCATGCGCGGGGCTGCTCGTTACGGCGATATCCCCCTTTCTCGGCGCGGTCGCCGACAGCGGCGGGGCGAAAAAGAAGTTCCTCTTCTTCTTCACGGTGATGGGGGTGGTCATGACGGGGGCGCTTCCCCTCGTCGCCCAGGGAGACTGGCTCCCGGCCGTTGCCCTTTACGTGCTTGCCACCGTCGGCTTTTCCGGCGGGATCGTCTTCTACGACGCCCTGCTGCCGTCGATCGCCGACGAATCGCGGGTGGACCTGGTCTCCGCGCTCGGCTATGCCTTCGGCTATCTCGGGGGCGGCGTGCTCTTCGGCTTCAACGTGTGGATGGTGACCTCACCGGAGACGTTCGGGTTCGCTGACGCAGCCGGGGCGGTGAAAGCGTCGTTTTTCTGCGTCGCCCTCTGGTGGGCGCTCTTTTCCATCCCGGTGTTCTTCTTCGTTCCGGAGCCCCGCGCACCGCAGGCCGCCGATTCGATGAACCCGCTTAGCGACGGGCTGCGGCGGCTCATTCGCACGTTCCGGCACGTTCGGCAGCTCCGCCACGCCTGGATGTTTCTTATCGCCTACTGGTGCTACATCGACGGGGTGGACACCGTCATCCGCATGGCGGTCGACTACGGGCTGTCGCTCGGCTTCGAGCCTAAAAAGCTGATAACGGCGCTCCTCATCACCCAGTTCGTGGGGTTTCCCGCCGCCATCGCGTTCGGACGCATCGGCGAGCGGCTCGGCCCGAAACGGGGGATTTTCGGGGGGATTTTCGTCTACCTGATCATCGTCGCCTGGGCCTCCCGGATGGACTCGGCCACCGAGTTTTTCGCGCTCGCCATCGGCGTCGGCCTCGTCCAGGGGGGCGTGCAGGCGCTGTCGCGCTCCCTGTTTACCCGCATGGTTCCGGAAGGGCACGGGGCGGAGTTTTTCGGGTTCTACAACATGGTCGGCAAGTTTGGGACGATCGTGGGCCCGGTTCTCGTGGGATGGGCCGGTGTTGTTACCGGCAGCCCCCGGATATCGATCCTTTCTATCGCATTGCTGTTCCTGGTGGGAGGCGTACTGCTGACCCGCGTCGACCCGGCCCGGGGTACGCAGCAGGCTGCGGCTTTTCTGGCGAGAAGCGAAGATAGATGA